A region of the Kribbella sp. NBC_01245 genome:
GCGAGCGCCGTCGCTTCGCCGATTCCGGATGAGGCACCGGTGACCAGAGCTACCTTCTCGGACATGACTCTCCTTCGGGACTAATATGAACCATCACTCACGTTTATCATGAACTATGCTTCACCTTGAATCAAGGGAGGGCATATGAGCGAGGCACGTCCGTTGCGTGCGGATGCGGCGCGCAACCGGGAGAAGATCCTCGCGGCCGCCCGGCAGCAGATCACCCAGAGCGGTCCCGAGGTGACGATGGACGCGATCGCCGAGGCCGCGGCCGTCGCGGTCGGCACGCTCTATCGGCACTTCCCGACCAAGACCGACCTGGTCGGCGCGATCCTGACCGAGCACCTGGAGCAGTTGGCCAACGACATCGAGGCGGTCGCCGATCGCGCCTCCGCGGCGACTCGGGATGCCCCGGCGATCGAGGAGATCCAGGCCCTCATAGTGCGCACGCTCGACCT
Encoded here:
- a CDS encoding TetR/AcrR family transcriptional regulator produces the protein MSEARPLRADAARNREKILAAARQQITQSGPEVTMDAIAEAAAVAVGTLYRHFPTKTDLVGAILTEHLEQLANDIEAVADRASAATRDAPAIEEIQALIVRTLDLSARDRAVKAAAQGLGAAGFGEAQIERATKALERLIALAKAEGTLNPDVTVADFALILATAPLEQPPEVRERWLTLVLPGLRVDPRP